In Desulfurococcaceae archaeon MEX13E-LK6-19, the genomic window CTCCATCTTATGTTTTCAAACTCCCTAATATCTACGCAGAAGCGGTTGAAGAACCCATTACTGACCCTATAGAATTAGAGTCTCGTGTCAAATCTCTCTTGATAGAAACCTATGGTCTATGTACAAGAGTATCAATTACCCGTACTAAGGATCTGCTTGACTTAAGTCTTGAAGGTGTTGATAAAAAGCTTTTGGAAGTACTATACGAGCCCTTATCACCTATAGATGTTGTTGTACTAACCATTCTAGCTCAATTAATGAAGAAAAGCCTCTATATGGAGAGTCGATCTATTGAAGGTGATACGTATACTGCAAAAATAAGGGTGGTATTGTAGTGAGAAGAGTAGAAGTATTTATGCTTGTGTTTGCTTTATTTGTAGTCTTAAGTAATATTGCTCTTGTTCTTGTTGGTGAAAATAGATTTGATGTTTATATTGCTTTAACTATACTTGTGTATTATGTATTGTATGCAGTATTAGATCCATTGCTTGGTAAAACCACAAAGTACTTTCAAGGGTTAAATATAGGTTTGTTCATTTTATTTATGGTTATAGTGGTCTACAGGATAATGGAGATCCTTGCGACAGTGTAGAAGAGGTAATAAAAAGCAATGTCTTCAACAAAGATTATTGCTGTACTGGCAACTATAATGATTATTGTTGGGCAAGGTTTAGCGATACTAGATTCTCAAGAATCAAGTTTTGATGGTGCAATACTTGCAGAAATTTTTACAAAAGTAATCGACTTAATAATATCCGAGAAATATAATGAAGCTAAAAACATTATAAATGATGTAAAGTTAGCCGAAGTACCATATGATATAGCATATCTTCATAAAACTATTTATGAAAAGTTAGACAAGATCGTTAACGACTTAATTATAATAAACAAACTTATGGATAAAATAAACAAGCTTTGGCTTCAAAACTATACCAGTCAGGAATTGAATGAAAGTATTACAGAACTTAAAAAATACACTATAAAGCTTTATGGCGATAAATTAAGACTTGAAACCGACCTAGATGATTATGTTTCAAGACTATTGAAGTACGTTAACACAACACAACGTACATATTATACCAAGCTCTTAAGTACAAAAACATACAATTTACTGAATATCCTTGACGAAAGAATTTATGATATAATTGAGTACATTAATAAGATTAGTAGAGTGATTGAAACAGAATATGTTGATATAAAAATAGGCTATATACCAAGACAATTACCTGCAGGATCTAAACTTATTATTCCTGTACAGATAGTTTCAATCAATGAGTCCGCTGGTATAACAAATTATACGCTCATGTTAAGACTATGGTATGAATACTGGTATCTTGAGGAATATGAGTTTTCTATTGTAAATACTACTGAATTCAATATTGTTCTTAGACTACTTGATGCAAAGGAGATTATTGATAAGAGTATACCGATAGAACAGGGCCCTAGTCATGGAGATTATTATGTTGATGTTTATGGTGTTATTTATTGTTTAAAGAATATTGGTAATGAAAGCATCATTGTAGGTAAAAACGTGTTTAATTTAACAATCACATTGTATGAGCCACAGATAATGTTTATTGTGCCACAGCTTGTCTATTACGGAGAAAACACTACTATAAAAATATTCTCTGGTATTGAATGCCCAGTTAATGTATCAATAATACTTGATGGAGTAAAAATAACTAGAATTACGGTCAGAAAAGGTATAACAAGCTACACATTACCATACTACGTCCTCGGTAAAGGATATCATACGCTTGTATTTAAGAGTGATCCTACGGGTAAGTATGTTGGTTTAACTCATACTGCTGCATTGGCGGTTGTTGGAAAAAAGATTGATGGCGTTATTAAGTATAGTAGAGTATGTATACAGCCATTTATTAGCTATGTAGTTAAGGGGATAGTATACGATAATGGTGATTTAGGTAGTATAAAGCTTGTTGTTTCCGTAGGTAATGATATCGTCTACAACGACAGTGTTCCATATAGTTTTTCTGCAAAAATATCTCTTCCATACACATTTCTAATATCGGTATATGATGTGGTTTTCAAAGTAGTTCCTGAAGATCCTCGTTATGATCCATTGGTTGTTGAGGCTAAAGTTATTGTTGTGAACATCGCTAGTTTAGTGATCTTATCAGCTATAATGCTTGCCCTCATGTTTATAGAGACTCCAGGAGATATAACCGCGATATACAGGTTTTTTATAGGAAAAACACAAAGAGCCCTAACAATGACCCGTACCTCAGGTAAACTTGGGGTCAAAAGTATTAAGGCAAGAGCGATCGAGTATCTTGTGGTTAAAATAAGAAAGTCTTGGGCGGCCAGTATCTACTGGAAACTTGTTGGTAAGCTTTCGAGAGTACTACCAAAACCATTGCCCCATGAAACGCTTAGAGAGTATTATAAAAGAAGTAGAGAAAAACTCCCAGAAGATGCACGTGAGGTATTCGGAAAGCTCACATTGCTTGTAGAAAAAGATCTATACTCTATCAAGAAACCCGATAAACATGTTATTGAAGAGCTCGTGAAGAGGGTGGAAAATGCCCTGGGTGAGTAAAGTAACAATAATGCTTATAATAGTGCTTATTGCAGCAATAACAATGTCTATCATCACTTATGTACCAACTACTACAAGCTTTAGCCCCTATAATACTTATGGTGATGGTTTATCTGTATTTGTTAACGATATTGGAGTTAAACCTAATATTGTTAATACAGATGATATTGGATGTAAAGTTCTCATAGTGGTTGCTGAAAAACCTCTTGATGAAGACAAAATAAATATATACGAAAACTTTGTAGCCAAGGGAGGTACCCTAATAGTTTTTGATGACGCCGGTTATACTAATAATTTGTTTAGTAAATTAGGGCTTGGGATTACTATTGTTAACAAGACTGTGTTGGATGAGGTTTTTAAAGAGGATGACAGATTCCATGTTAAGGCAAGATATAGTATAGATAGTTATCATGGCTACGTTATCCTGTATAAGCCTGGTTTCATAGAGATAAGTGATTTAACTAATAAGCGAGTAATACTTTATTCATCAAGTTATTCCTATGTTGATATGGATGGTAATGGTTATTACACTGTAGGCGAGCCTATTGGGCAGAAATATCTTGGAGTAGAAGCAGCCAGCGGTAAAGGAAGAATTATAGTGATCGCTGATAAAGACATTGTCACCAATTCTATTATAGTATTAGAAAACAATACACTGTTTACTAAGGAGCTCATCGGTCAAGAAGATACTTGTCTGGATTTATCTGAGCTAAAATTAGGGCCTATGGATTACTTGAAGTTCCATGTTAACAAATACACCACTTTCCTTGGCTCAGATTACTTGCTGGCTGGATTCTTGATAGCTGTGACTGGTGTTGGTGTTTATGCTAGGAGAAGACATGCGTAAATACAGAATATTCATTGCCTCCATGATATACTTGTTGATTGTGTCCATAGTTGTCACTCTATATTATGGCGACATGTTACCCATACTATTTATTGGTACAACATTTATCTTGGTACATAAGAAGAGGTATTATGCAGGACTACTTTGTCTCACAGCTTTATCCCTTTATATATCGGGTAAAGACTTGTACTCGCTATTGTCTACAATACCATTCATTCTTGTTTTCCCAGTAAACGTTAAGTCCATAGTTAAACCTGCAATTAAGCCCGCGGGGTTCTTTGGCCCACTTGCACGTTCAATGATAACAATTAGTTCCATGTATCTTCCAGTAATATTTCTCCGGCCAATAGTATCGCTGTACTATATTGTAATGTATGTATATATAATTACATTGGTTACTGTAAATTATAGTCGTCTAAGAAACATATCATATAAGGTTGTATATGCACCTAAAACTATTGCTTTGACAGGAAAATCTTCCATAGTTATACTTATTGAGTCTACTGTTAATGCCTTTATTCATGTGGTTAGTGGTGAAGAGGTGATTGCTGAGCGAATTGTACAAGGGGTTGTACGTCTAGAAATACCTTTACAGGCTAAGAGACTTGGTGTAATGCCCTATAGATTTAGAATATATGCTATCGATCTAGATGGGTTTACATCTAGGCTTGTTGGTGTTATTGAGGGCGAGGTAAATGTTGCTCCATACACGAAAATCGCTATAGAAAAGATCAGGACTGTTCTTAAAGAAATACTTATCGAAGCCGGTTTTCCTATTGAAATAAAGGTTTACACTATAAGAGGTGTTTTTGGAGGGGGATATGGTGAAGGCGAGGGCGAGATAGGTGAGGAAATTTCTGAGGAAGGTTATTTGGGCAAGATAGTTGCTAGGATTATTGCAAGAGAACGGGGAAGCCTAACCGGTGCAAGAAAGTATCGTCGTGGGGAATACATGGGTGCTCGTGAGTTTTTAAGTGGGGATTCTCCACGTGATATTCACTGGAAGAAAACTGTTAGTAAACTAAAACTCTATGTAAAGGAGTATAGTGGGCATAGCGGAGGTAGTGGAGGCAACAGGATCCTCGTTATAACAGACTTGCTTTCATCAAATAGCAGAGAACTTGATACAATAACTTATACGACATTATCGTTTATAGTTGGAATGCTTACCAGAAACGTTAATGCTGAATTATCATTAGTAGTTATTGCTCCCTCGAATGAAATACTCTACGTCAGGGGTTCTCCTTTACAAATACTTGCTTTCTTTACAAGAGTCTACGAAGAAGGACTAGTTAAGTTGTTTTATGAATATGAGAGTTTTGGCAGAGAATATAGTCTCGATAATATCTACAAGCTCTTGACTTTTAAGGATAAGAGCTTAATTATTGAAACTATTAGGCAGTATACAATAATGTTTTCAAAGAAGTTGCTTAGAATTCTTTCTGAGAAAAGATTGTTGCCACCATTGTTGTTTACTATAATTCATGGAAATCCATCGGCATTACATAATAGTATACTTAAGGAGCTACTGGTCATGAATGGTTATACCTATATTCCACCTAGGGTAATGCCTTACAGTGAACTAACTAGGGTTATTACAGAAATAGCTGCCGGCTGATAGTGTTGTATCAAAGCATGTGCCCAGGATGCAATACTAGGGGTTTTATAATACTTGTCACATTGGTGGGTATCATAGCTTCTTTTATCGAATTAATATATAAAGATGCAATACTTGCTTACTTCTTATTGCTTGAAACAAATGAGTATAGCTATCTTGCCGTAATATCCTTCATAGTGCTATTGATAGCTATCATGGAATCATGTAATGTAAGTGGTGTGAAGAGAATTCATTTTGGTAGAGTATTGGTTGCATCTGTGCTCATTGTACTTTCTTATGTATTGCTCATGTTTTCCTATATAACGAATAAGTATATTCTAGAATTCAAAATTGCTTCGATTATCTTCTTAGTATGGGGGTTTTCGGCAATAATTTTTAGTCCTAGAGATTTTCGTGTAATGGGCTTGCCCTTGCTTGCTTTAGTTTTCCTTATACCTATACCTAGGAGTATTATTGATGAAATCGCATTGTATCTTTCGCAGCATGTTGCATCTGTTGTCTCATTTCTAACTGGCTCTGAGCTCGTTAAGGATGGTGTTGGCCAGCAGGTTTTCTTAAAAGTAATAGACTCTAGCGGTAACGCTAGGTTGTTTGAAATTGCAGGCGTATGTAGTGGTATAATAAGTTTGTTGTCGATACTATCGCTAGTAATAATGCTTGCCTATTTTCTTGTAAAAAGCAAGAAATATGATTATAGGAAAATACTTGGTATGATAGGTTGTATAACCGTTGGTATAATAGTCGTTTATATTGGGAACATAATTCGTGTTACACTTGTTGTACTAATTACGAAGTACTGGAGTTATGAAGCCGCCATGTCCTTCTTCCATACAGTACCATCGATAATTTATAGCGCTATTGCAGTGGTAGTAGTTGTTCTTTTAGCACATAAGATTCTCGGTATAAGTAATGTTTTTGGGAACAAGGAAACAATATTTGTCAATGGGATTAAAGAAGAGCAATTTAATCCCAAAGAAATAGGAGGAGTATTGTTTTCGTTACTCATTATAACAAGCATATTTACCGGATTGTACGCTAGTTTATATTCAACCAATATTAATGGTAGTGAGAACACGTTTGTTCTGGAATTCCAGGAATTGTTCATGAATGCTACGAAAATAGTGTTTAATGGGACAGGGGCAATAGTTCTTGAAGAAATAGATAGGCCAACACTAATCAGAGCACTCGGTTCTAGTCTTGTAAAGGAAATCATTGTCAGATATAAGAACGACATCTATACAGGGTACATAGAAGTTGCCGAGACACCGAGCAGGTTCCATAGTTGGAGTGTTTGTTTAACTTTTCAAAGATACATTATAGAAGATGAATGGAGTGTTTATTTGAACAATACAGTAGTTGTTTTCATGCTCTTGAGAAGTGTTACGGGGGAGAAAATAACACTAGCTTACAGCGTATACGAAGTGCCTGTGTATTTTGGTGGCAAAAAGATTATGGCTTATGTTAGGGTTTCTCTTTTCAAGCATGGTGTTGGCACCAGTGATTTAATTGAATTATTCAGTAAAATACAGATAGGAACAAGGCATGTAAGTAGAGTTTATGAGTATCTACTGCTATGGGTTAATATAACTACAATACTACTTGCAATCGTGATTTTGTATGCATTGATAGTAGTTACTATACATATTAAGACGAAGCTAGAGAGGCGATAAACAGTGTTTAACAGAACACGTATTGTCCTGATAATATTTGTGCTTACGGCACTTACTATTGGCACCATAATTACTTATGGTGAAGAAACTACTACAATAGATAACAAGATTGTAGAGGCTTATAAGATCGTTTATAAGCTCGGTAGAATGGGTATTGATGTGAAAAACCTTATAGACAAGCTTAATGAGGCACAAAAGCTTATTGATGAACAACATTATGATGAGGCGGAAAAACTTATTGATGAAGTGCTTGAGGATGCGAGGAGACTTGAAGAACAGGCTCCATCTATTGTATTCTGGAGAGATTTCACGAAGGCAATGACAGTTGTCTGTCTTGCCTCAATACCTGTCTTAACATACTTGTTCTTACCACGTATCTACCTCGATATGTGGTATAAGCTTAAGAGGAAATGGGTGGTAAAGAAATGATTCTTGACGAGGAGGTATTTGCCGTCATTATGGCTATTATTGTTGTAGGAAGTGTGTTTGGTATAGCCCAAGTACTTCGCCCTAGTGTCGTGGAACCATTTACTGCTATTGGTCTCCTTAATGAGGAGTGTAAAATAGGTGATTATCCAGAAATTGTTGTTGCTGGCGAGAATATTACATTATGTATATTTGTCCATAACTATATGGGCTATCCTATTTACTACAAAGTCGTGTATAAGATCGGTACTAACGAGACACTGCCTACACAGAATACTTCGTCTCCGGAACCCCCTGTAATGGAGTGGAAAGGCTTTCTCGATCATAATGAGAACACTACCTTCAAGGTAACTATCACTGTTGATAGACCTGGGAAAAAGATAGCATTAATCTTTGAGTTATGGCTTTATGACCCCGATAAAGATGCATGGGTTTACTCAGGTAGATGGGTACACTTATATGTAGATGTACTGGAGGCGCCTGTCACATGAAGAAAAACAGTGTTACAACAATAGAGGAACTTGTAGCCAAATACGTTAGAAGAGGCATGGATAGACGTAAAGCTATCGAGAAAATCTATAGGGAATGGGCTGAAGGAAAGATCGAGATATACGACCCTAACCCACCCAGGGACTTCATAGAGTATCTCCTAAGACTTGACCACAGCTTATGGTTCTGGTTCTCAATTATAGTCCTCGGATTAACCTTGTTCACAGTCTACTTCTCATGGATAAACCCGTTTATCCTCTACTTGAGATATATCCTAGGATCAATAATGGTTCTCTACCTACCCGGGATGGCCCTGATAGAGGCATTGTACCCTGGTGAAAGAGAGCTATCTCCATTGGAGAGACTAGCGTTATCCATAGGGTTATCATTAGCAGTAGTCCCATTAATTGGGCTTATACTAAACTACACGCCATGGGGCATAAGACTAAACCCTATATTGGTATCGTTGACAGTATACACTTTAGGATTACTTGTATTAGCGGCTTATAGAAAGTATATGCTTGTCCTTAAGATACATACGAAAGGATAATCGGTCATAATTTTTACAGTAAATAGAAGTCTCTTAAGTTCTTTTTTGTATTATATAAACTGTTGATATTTATATATTAAAAAATATTTGTTAATGCTTTACTTTAGTAGTCCTAGTTTTCCTTCTTTTCTAAGTCTGTAGACTCTCCAAGTAGGTGTGACGTGGCGTGGGTGGTTTGCTTTTACTGCATCTATTCTTCCTACAGCTGTGTTCTTAGGCCACTTCTTTGGTTCCTCGGGGTTCTCATAGGCTATTCTAGCGATCTCTTTTAGTCTTTCAGCGTATCTCTCGATGTTTTCTTTTGTCTCTGTGTCGGTGAATTCTATCATTAGTGCTTCTGGTACTATTAGTGGGAAGTATATTGTTGGTGCATAGAATCCTGCGTCTAGTAGGCCTTTAGCCACGTCTTCGGCGTTGACTCCTGTTTCGTCAGCCAGAGGCTTTGCGCTGTATACGATCTCGTGTTTCCTCCATCTCTCTGGGCCATAGTATAGTGTGTAGCCTTTAACTCCCTCCATTAGCTTCTTGAAGTAATTGGTGTTGATTACTGCTTGTTCTGTTGCTTCTTTGAGTCCCTGTGGACCCATTGCCATTATGTATGTGAAGCCCCATACAAGAGGTATGACGTTGCCGAAGAATGCTTTCAGCATACCAACGCTGTATGGGCCAGGCCACTTGAGTTTGTACTTCTTCTCTTTCTCATCGTAGACTACTCTTGGTCCTGGCAAGAGGTCTGATAACTTGATTCCCTTGTCAGGGTCTACTATACGGTCTTTTACACAAACAGGGCCTGCTCCAGGACCGCCTCCGCCGTGGGGTGATGAGAATGTCTTGTGTATGTTTATGTGGGCTATATCGAAGCCCATGTCGCCTGGTCTTGTATAGCCCATTATGCCGTTGAGGTTCGCTCCATCGTAATAGAGTAGTCCGTCTACTTCATGTATGATCTTTGCTATCTCTACGATGTTCTCCTCGAACATGCCAAGAGTACTCGGGTTGGTGATCATGAGTCCTGCTGTGGCTTCCGATACAGCTGCTTTAAGTGCTTCAATGTCCACGTTGCCTCGTTCATCACTCTTCACTTCTATTACTTTGAAGCCGGCCATGCTTGAGCTAGCAGGGTTTGTGCCGTGTGCGGAGTCGGGTATTATTATCTCCTTTTTCTTGTCGATCTGTCCTTTTAGCTCATGGTACTTCCTTATTATTAATACGCCTGCTAGTTCACCATGTGCACCTGCTGCTGGATGTAGTGTACATGCATCCATTCCAACGATATTGGCTAGCCATCGTTCTA contains:
- a CDS encoding DUF58 domain-containing protein gives rise to the protein MLGEDMRKYRIFIASMIYLLIVSIVVTLYYGDMLPILFIGTTFILVHKKRYYAGLLCLTALSLYISGKDLYSLLSTIPFILVFPVNVKSIVKPAIKPAGFFGPLARSMITISSMYLPVIFLRPIVSLYYIVMYVYIITLVTVNYSRLRNISYKVVYAPKTIALTGKSSIVILIESTVNAFIHVVSGEEVIAERIVQGVVRLEIPLQAKRLGVMPYRFRIYAIDLDGFTSRLVGVIEGEVNVAPYTKIAIEKIRTVLKEILIEAGFPIEIKVYTIRGVFGGGYGEGEGEIGEEISEEGYLGKIVARIIARERGSLTGARKYRRGEYMGAREFLSGDSPRDIHWKKTVSKLKLYVKEYSGHSGGSGGNRILVITDLLSSNSRELDTITYTTLSFIVGMLTRNVNAELSLVVIAPSNEILYVRGSPLQILAFFTRVYEEGLVKLFYEYESFGREYSLDNIYKLLTFKDKSLIIETIRQYTIMFSKKLLRILSEKRLLPPLLFTIIHGNPSALHNSILKELLVMNGYTYIPPRVMPYSELTRVITEIAAG
- a CDS encoding exosortase/archaeosortase family protein is translated as MYQSMCPGCNTRGFIILVTLVGIIASFIELIYKDAILAYFLLLETNEYSYLAVISFIVLLIAIMESCNVSGVKRIHFGRVLVASVLIVLSYVLLMFSYITNKYILEFKIASIIFLVWGFSAIIFSPRDFRVMGLPLLALVFLIPIPRSIIDEIALYLSQHVASVVSFLTGSELVKDGVGQQVFLKVIDSSGNARLFEIAGVCSGIISLLSILSLVIMLAYFLVKSKKYDYRKILGMIGCITVGIIVVYIGNIIRVTLVVLITKYWSYEAAMSFFHTVPSIIYSAIAVVVVVLLAHKILGISNVFGNKETIFVNGIKEEQFNPKEIGGVLFSLLIITSIFTGLYASLYSTNINGSENTFVLEFQELFMNATKIVFNGTGAIVLEEIDRPTLIRALGSSLVKEIIVRYKNDIYTGYIEVAETPSRFHSWSVCLTFQRYIIEDEWSVYLNNTVVVFMLLRSVTGEKITLAYSVYEVPVYFGGKKIMAYVRVSLFKHGVGTSDLIELFSKIQIGTRHVSRVYEYLLLWVNITTILLAIVILYALIVVTIHIKTKLERR
- a CDS encoding DUF1616 domain-containing protein — its product is MILDEEVFAVIMAIIVVGSVFGIAQVLRPSVVEPFTAIGLLNEECKIGDYPEIVVAGENITLCIFVHNYMGYPIYYKVVYKIGTNETLPTQNTSSPEPPVMEWKGFLDHNENTTFKVTITVDRPGKKIALIFELWLYDPDKDAWVYSGRWVHLYVDVLEAPVT
- a CDS encoding DUF1616 domain-containing protein, translated to MKKNSVTTIEELVAKYVRRGMDRRKAIEKIYREWAEGKIEIYDPNPPRDFIEYLLRLDHSLWFWFSIIVLGLTLFTVYFSWINPFILYLRYILGSIMVLYLPGMALIEALYPGERELSPLERLALSIGLSLAVVPLIGLILNYTPWGIRLNPILVSLTVYTLGLLVLAAYRKYMLVLKIHTKG
- the gcvPB gene encoding aminomethyl-transferring glycine dehydrogenase subunit GcvPB, with the translated sequence MAWRQAKWPEPIIYELGAPGRIGFLVPEIEEEIKKYVGEIKLPDKIKRSSPPELPELSEVEVLRHFVNLTQMTYGVDNGPVPLGSCTMKYNPKIAMEAAFDPRVTMLHPLQDERTVQGLLEMMYLLERWLANIVGMDACTLHPAAGAHGELAGVLIIRKYHELKGQIDKKKEIIIPDSAHGTNPASSSMAGFKVIEVKSDERGNVDIEALKAAVSEATAGLMITNPSTLGMFEENIVEIAKIIHEVDGLLYYDGANLNGIMGYTRPGDMGFDIAHINIHKTFSSPHGGGGPGAGPVCVKDRIVDPDKGIKLSDLLPGPRVVYDEKEKKYKLKWPGPYSVGMLKAFFGNVIPLVWGFTYIMAMGPQGLKEATEQAVINTNYFKKLMEGVKGYTLYYGPERWRKHEIVYSAKPLADETGVNAEDVAKGLLDAGFYAPTIYFPLIVPEALMIEFTDTETKENIERYAERLKEIARIAYENPEEPKKWPKNTAVGRIDAVKANHPRHVTPTWRVYRLRKEGKLGLLK